From the genome of Culicoidibacter larvae, one region includes:
- the ssb gene encoding single-stranded DNA-binding protein, whose protein sequence is MMNRVTLVGRLTRDPELRYTPSGVAVATFSLAVNRTFTNQSGEREADFVPCVVWRKQAENVSNYVHKGSLVGVDGRLQTRSYDAQDGSKRFVMEVVCDSVQFLEPKGSNAGGGNRDNAYDYGAPSYDAGPSSNNGGGAADSFEKPTQTFDISDDDLPF, encoded by the coding sequence ATGATGAATCGAGTAACTTTAGTAGGTCGTTTAACACGCGATCCAGAACTTCGATACACACCTAGCGGTGTAGCGGTAGCGACTTTCAGTCTTGCCGTTAATCGTACGTTTACTAACCAAAGCGGAGAGCGCGAAGCTGATTTCGTTCCATGTGTTGTTTGGAGAAAACAAGCAGAAAACGTATCAAATTATGTGCATAAAGGATCTTTAGTTGGCGTTGACGGTCGTTTACAAACGCGTTCGTACGATGCTCAAGATGGTTCTAAACGTTTTGTTATGGAAGTTGTTTGCGATAGCGTACAATTCCTTGAACCAAAAGGTTCTAATGCTGGCGGTGGCAACCGTGACAACGCTTATGATTATGGAGCGCCGAGCTATGATGCCGGACCTTCATCAAACAATGGCGGCGGAGCTGCTGACAGTTTTGAAAAACCAACCCAAACATTCGATATTTCGGATGATGATTTACCATTCTAA
- a CDS encoding CDP-alcohol phosphatidyltransferase family protein: protein MKQIPNCITLLRIFLTIALFFFIQDTWVFIFIYICCGISDILDGYIARRYKLSSAFGAKLDSIADFIFFVTSILLFIIKFQLQFPLYVIICFIVIFLIRIANLVITKIKFKQWGMFHTIGNKISGLLLFLILPIGVLINYFPDIPVIILGATALLSALEEMLILQKMTTYNADTKSLFGGK, encoded by the coding sequence ATGAAACAAATTCCCAATTGTATAACTCTTTTGCGGATATTTTTGACTATCGCCTTATTTTTCTTCATTCAAGATACCTGGGTTTTTATTTTTATATATATTTGTTGTGGTATCAGCGACATTCTGGATGGCTATATTGCCCGCCGCTATAAGCTTTCCTCAGCCTTTGGTGCAAAACTTGATAGCATTGCTGATTTTATCTTCTTTGTAACTTCAATACTTCTATTTATCATTAAATTCCAGCTGCAATTTCCACTATATGTCATCATTTGCTTCATAGTCATCTTCCTTATTCGCATAGCTAACCTAGTTATTACTAAAATCAAATTTAAACAATGGGGTATGTTTCATACTATTGGTAACAAAATCAGTGGCTTACTACTCTTCCTAATTCTGCCGATTGGAGTTTTAATCAACTATTTTCCAGATATTCCGGTCATTATTTTAGGTGCTACTGCACTTCTATCTGCTCTGGAAGAAATGCTAATCTTGCAAAAAATGACAACCTATAATGCTGATACTAAAAGTCTTTTTGGGGGAAAATAA
- a CDS encoding SGNH/GDSL hydrolase family protein — translation MNVVKPGYFGYDYTDAKRDQFDQRNEYLLANNTQVDILFYGDSITEAFLITAYEYLGTVVNSGIGGDRTVYMRKRFEADALQLNPNKVILLGGINDVQAWLRGEEYVGYDADGIVAEVTANIIEMADMVLGAGNQVLVASVLPIKRPPEKLIDNELAAVIIRRINSVLRDYTEVSGADFVDYYSAFVDRPSGMLIESYASDGLHPNETGYKIMIDILNKHI, via the coding sequence ATGAATGTTGTTAAACCAGGTTATTTTGGTTATGATTATACTGATGCAAAACGTGATCAATTTGATCAGCGCAACGAGTATTTGCTGGCAAATAATACTCAAGTAGATATATTGTTTTATGGTGATTCAATTACTGAAGCCTTTCTGATTACTGCTTATGAATATCTGGGAACAGTTGTCAACAGTGGAATTGGTGGTGACCGAACTGTTTATATGCGTAAACGGTTTGAGGCCGACGCTTTGCAATTAAATCCAAATAAAGTTATTCTTCTTGGCGGCATCAATGATGTACAAGCCTGGCTACGTGGGGAAGAATATGTCGGCTACGATGCTGATGGCATCGTAGCCGAGGTGACAGCAAATATTATTGAAATGGCGGATATGGTTTTAGGCGCCGGGAATCAGGTTTTGGTTGCCAGTGTTCTGCCTATAAAACGTCCGCCGGAAAAGTTAATTGATAATGAGTTGGCTGCGGTGATTATTCGCCGAATTAATAGTGTTTTGCGAGACTATACTGAAGTGAGTGGTGCCGATTTCGTTGATTATTATTCGGCTTTTGTTGATAGACCATCAGGAATGTTGATAGAAAGTTACGCAAGTGATGGCTTACATCCCAATGAAACAGGCTATAAGATTATGATTGATATATTGAATAAGCACATCTAA
- the rpsF gene encoding 30S ribosomal protein S6 produces MHKYEIMYIVRPDLEAEATEAVIESFNNTLETQGATVEKTDKWGLRELAYDIQKHSKGYYVVLNVEAPGAAIDEFTRLARISEDIIRFITIRDDE; encoded by the coding sequence ATGCATAAATATGAAATTATGTATATTGTTCGTCCTGATTTAGAGGCTGAGGCAACTGAAGCAGTGATCGAATCATTTAACAACACTTTAGAAACTCAAGGTGCGACAGTTGAAAAAACTGACAAATGGGGATTACGTGAATTAGCGTATGACATCCAAAAGCATTCTAAAGGGTACTATGTTGTTTTAAATGTTGAAGCTCCAGGAGCTGCAATTGATGAATTTACACGTTTAGCGCGTATCAGTGAAGACATTATTCGTTTTATCACGATTCGCGACGATGAGTAG
- a CDS encoding lysylphosphatidylglycerol synthase transmembrane domain-containing protein gives MKKKSIFKNSTFWSLVFVAVITGITVWYVLKDDTAEKLLQLQQVNLLWVAAAMSLVVFWWFAEAVVIKRIGKIQGVKYRYMDAVFATIIGQFYSLATPAATGGDFLQTYYMNKQGVKLSSAISMVTVNLILYVASLLAMSFVSALISYPFFSSYVPGLDAFLVIGFGSTLLVYVTMLTCALSEKLHGVIIGLLSTILKKINAEKSEKWIVNISLGIGEFREGIQLIGKHRMAHFKIFLFNCGRMIIFNFLPIFVALAFGMELNIWMWIYATCGSILIALITSFIPIPGATGGSEVLFTLIYSFIFSSDALGPGLLLWRSGQFYFTIIVGGLVTVIYSLYIRRKSSNSEVVEELEAIE, from the coding sequence TTGAAGAAAAAATCTATATTTAAAAATTCAACATTTTGGAGTCTCGTTTTTGTTGCAGTAATAACCGGGATTACGGTTTGGTATGTTTTGAAAGATGACACTGCTGAGAAGTTGTTGCAGTTGCAGCAGGTTAATCTTTTATGGGTGGCGGCAGCTATGTCGCTAGTTGTGTTTTGGTGGTTTGCCGAAGCAGTTGTCATTAAGCGAATCGGGAAAATTCAAGGTGTTAAATATCGTTATATGGACGCGGTATTTGCAACAATTATCGGACAATTTTATAGTTTAGCAACGCCGGCAGCAACCGGTGGCGATTTTTTACAAACTTATTATATGAATAAACAAGGGGTCAAGTTGAGCAGTGCTATTTCTATGGTGACGGTGAACTTAATTTTGTATGTAGCATCACTATTAGCAATGTCATTTGTTTCAGCTTTGATTTCTTATCCGTTTTTCAGTAGCTATGTTCCGGGATTAGATGCTTTTTTAGTTATTGGGTTCGGGAGTACCTTACTTGTTTACGTGACAATGTTAACTTGTGCATTGTCAGAAAAACTGCATGGCGTTATCATAGGCTTGCTTAGTACTATTTTGAAGAAAATAAATGCTGAAAAAAGTGAAAAGTGGATTGTTAATATTTCACTTGGTATTGGTGAGTTCCGTGAAGGTATTCAACTAATTGGCAAGCATCGGATGGCGCATTTCAAGATTTTCTTGTTTAACTGTGGACGGATGATTATTTTCAACTTCCTGCCTATTTTTGTTGCTTTGGCATTTGGTATGGAGCTGAATATATGGATGTGGATTTATGCAACTTGCGGTAGCATTCTTATCGCACTGATTACATCATTTATCCCTATTCCCGGAGCGACCGGCGGGAGCGAAGTATTGTTCACGCTTATCTACTCATTTATTTTCAGCAGTGATGCTTTGGGTCCGGGACTTTTGCTTTGGCGTAGCGGGCAGTTCTACTTCACAATTATCGTTGGTGGTTTGGTGACGGTTATCTACTCATTGTATATCCGCAGAAAAAGCAGTAACTCAGAAGTTGTTGAAGAACTTGAGGCTATTGAATAA
- a CDS encoding undecaprenyl-diphosphate phosphatase: protein MDTIWQYLQYLILGLAQGITEPLPVSSKGHVVMFNNFFGAPVGEADMVFFLAIVHLASLIAIVWIYREKIKHILVGTYGYVVKKDKRERSFARYTSLLLVSFVIFAFFAAISLLFIDELFSGSTIIVGIGYLITTILLVASDHIKVPSPKTESKITLMDAIFIGGSQVLALIPGVSRSGTTLVAGLFRKFDRETAIDYSFFLFIPTVLGANVVLAAIKAIKTGVLIPSGMIVPYIIAFFASLIGTYFAFKFLLFIVKKQKLTYFAIYTFILAMLNIFQIVSSVAD from the coding sequence ATGGATACTATTTGGCAATATCTTCAGTATTTGATTCTTGGTTTAGCCCAAGGGATTACTGAACCATTACCGGTTTCTTCAAAGGGACACGTGGTAATGTTTAACAATTTCTTTGGCGCACCGGTTGGTGAAGCTGATATGGTCTTCTTCTTGGCAATTGTCCATCTTGCTTCATTGATTGCAATTGTATGGATTTACCGCGAAAAAATAAAGCACATCTTAGTTGGTACTTATGGTTACGTAGTGAAAAAAGATAAACGTGAGCGTTCTTTCGCTCGCTACACATCGTTGCTTTTAGTTTCTTTCGTCATCTTTGCTTTCTTCGCGGCTATCTCATTGCTCTTTATTGATGAGCTATTCAGTGGCAGCACAATCATTGTTGGTATCGGGTATCTGATTACAACCATTCTCTTGGTTGCTTCTGACCACATTAAAGTACCATCGCCAAAAACTGAAAGTAAAATCACTTTAATGGATGCTATCTTTATCGGTGGTTCACAAGTATTGGCATTAATTCCCGGTGTAAGCCGTTCAGGGACAACACTGGTTGCCGGACTCTTCCGAAAATTTGATCGCGAAACAGCTATCGACTACTCATTCTTCTTATTTATCCCAACTGTTTTGGGAGCGAATGTTGTACTTGCCGCTATTAAAGCAATTAAAACCGGCGTACTGATTCCAAGTGGTATGATAGTGCCTTACATCATCGCTTTCTTTGCATCACTCATCGGAACCTACTTTGCATTTAAGTTCTTGCTCTTCATCGTGAAAAAGCAAAAACTGACATATTTCGCAATCTATACTTTCATTCTGGCAATGCTTAACATCTTCCAAATCGTGAGCAGTGTTGCTGATTAA
- the ychF gene encoding redox-regulated ATPase YchF, producing the protein MALTAGIVGLPNVGKSTLFNAITKAGALAANYPFATIDPNVGVVEVPDERLQKLTELVKPQKTIPTAFEFTDIAGLVRGASKGEGLGNQFLAHIRQVDAICEVVRCFEDPDITHVDGDIDPIRDIETINLELIFADMDTVEKRMKRLAKMAQMKDKDAAIEYPALERISKAFENSLPARTVELNEPEWKYIRQLNLLTIKPILYVANVAEDEIANSDNNKHVQAVRELAAKEGAQVVVISAQIEAELSELDDDERAEFLADLGVEQSGIEILTRAAYDLLGLETYFTAGVQEVRAWTFVKGMKAPECAGIIHTDFERGFIKAEVVSYDDLLATGGETGARAAGKYRIEGKEYVMKDGDVVHFRFNV; encoded by the coding sequence ATGGCTTTGACAGCTGGAATTGTTGGTTTACCAAACGTGGGGAAGTCGACATTATTTAATGCAATTACTAAGGCGGGTGCACTTGCGGCAAACTATCCGTTTGCGACGATTGACCCGAATGTTGGTGTTGTTGAGGTGCCGGATGAGCGGTTACAAAAATTAACGGAGTTGGTGAAGCCACAAAAGACGATACCGACTGCTTTTGAGTTTACTGATATTGCCGGATTAGTGCGTGGTGCTTCTAAAGGTGAAGGTTTAGGGAATCAATTTTTAGCACATATTCGTCAGGTTGATGCAATTTGTGAGGTTGTTCGTTGTTTCGAAGACCCGGATATTACTCATGTTGATGGAGATATTGATCCGATTCGTGATATTGAAACAATTAATCTGGAACTTATTTTTGCCGATATGGATACTGTTGAAAAACGGATGAAGCGTTTAGCAAAGATGGCGCAAATGAAAGATAAGGATGCAGCGATTGAATATCCGGCGTTAGAGCGGATTAGTAAAGCATTCGAAAATAGTTTGCCGGCTCGTACTGTTGAATTGAATGAGCCCGAGTGGAAATACATTCGTCAACTGAATTTGCTGACAATTAAACCGATTTTATATGTAGCAAATGTTGCTGAAGATGAAATTGCTAATAGCGATAATAATAAACATGTGCAAGCGGTTCGTGAGTTAGCTGCTAAAGAAGGAGCGCAAGTTGTGGTTATTTCCGCACAAATTGAAGCTGAACTTTCTGAGCTTGATGATGATGAACGTGCTGAGTTCTTAGCCGATTTAGGTGTTGAGCAAAGCGGGATTGAAATACTTACGCGAGCTGCTTATGACTTGCTCGGACTTGAGACTTACTTCACTGCCGGCGTGCAGGAAGTTCGCGCATGGACTTTTGTCAAAGGAATGAAAGCACCAGAGTGTGCCGGGATTATTCATACTGACTTCGAACGCGGCTTCATCAAAGCTGAAGTAGTCAGCTACGATGACTTATTAGCGACAGGTGGTGAAACCGGAGCGCGAGCAGCCGGGAAATACCGCATTGAAGGTAAAGAGTATGTGATGAAGGATGGGGATGTTGTTCATTTCCGTTTCAACGTCTAA
- a CDS encoding hydrolase produces MAFVPNIKSPLRQKIVEVPEIIQEAGGIKLFGKHIRSLIFTTDVSIIANCNADGLIAVYPFTPTIAISQMMIQASPMPVFCGVGGGLTSGQQAYDIALDAELHGAYGVVLNAPTPNELIKKISDRLDIPVVITVVSAKEDIEARLRSGAQIFNVSGGAKTAEIVREIRKHSQEIAIIATGGPTDESIRETIEAGANVITYTPPTSAELFAEIMKKYRANL; encoded by the coding sequence ATGGCTTTTGTACCAAATATAAAGAGTCCGTTACGGCAGAAAATTGTTGAAGTTCCCGAGATTATTCAGGAAGCAGGGGGAATTAAGCTTTTCGGTAAACATATTCGGTCGTTGATTTTTACTACTGATGTTTCAATTATTGCTAACTGCAATGCAGATGGCTTGATTGCGGTATATCCTTTTACACCGACAATTGCGATTTCGCAGATGATGATTCAGGCATCGCCGATGCCGGTGTTTTGTGGTGTTGGCGGCGGTTTAACCAGCGGTCAGCAGGCATATGATATTGCTTTGGATGCTGAGTTACATGGTGCATATGGGGTGGTGCTGAATGCACCGACACCAAATGAGTTGATTAAGAAAATCAGCGATCGGCTGGATATTCCGGTTGTGATTACTGTGGTTTCAGCGAAGGAAGATATTGAGGCGCGGCTGCGAAGCGGAGCGCAAATCTTTAATGTTTCCGGCGGAGCAAAGACGGCAGAGATTGTTCGCGAAATTCGCAAACATAGTCAGGAAATTGCAATCATCGCGACCGGAGGTCCGACAGATGAGTCGATTCGTGAAACTATTGAGGCCGGAGCAAATGTAATTACTTATACACCGCCGACCAGTGCCGAGCTTTTTGCAGAGATTATGAAAAAGTACCGGGCGAATTTGTAG
- the ftsE gene encoding cell division ATP-binding protein FtsE, which produces MIQLANVTKVYNKNMHALNNISVTINDGEFVYVVGHSGAGKSTFIRLLYREEKSTKGDVIVNGKNVSKIRNSKVPLYRRTIGVVFQDFKLLQNRTAFENVAFALEVHGEKSSDIRRKVRDALEVVGLKGKAKQLPHQLSGGEQQRVAIARAIVNRPSILIADEPTGNLDPVTSRSIMDVLEAINQMGTTVVMATHDVHLVNEMPKRTLTFNNGTIYSDVTEGGYFVDESL; this is translated from the coding sequence ATGATTCAGTTAGCGAATGTGACAAAAGTTTATAATAAGAATATGCATGCCTTGAACAACATTAGCGTTACTATTAACGATGGTGAGTTCGTTTATGTGGTGGGTCATTCTGGTGCCGGAAAGTCAACGTTTATTCGTCTTTTGTATCGTGAAGAAAAATCGACAAAAGGTGATGTTATTGTTAATGGCAAGAATGTTTCTAAAATCCGCAACAGCAAGGTGCCTTTATATCGACGCACGATTGGCGTTGTGTTCCAGGATTTCAAACTTCTGCAAAACCGGACTGCGTTTGAAAACGTAGCCTTTGCTTTAGAGGTTCATGGTGAAAAGAGTTCTGATATTCGCCGCAAGGTGAGAGATGCTTTGGAAGTTGTTGGTTTGAAAGGTAAAGCTAAACAATTGCCGCATCAACTTTCTGGTGGTGAACAGCAGCGGGTTGCAATTGCCCGGGCGATTGTCAACCGTCCTTCTATATTAATAGCCGATGAGCCGACTGGAAACTTGGATCCAGTGACTTCTCGCAGTATTATGGATGTTCTTGAAGCAATCAATCAAATGGGAACAACCGTAGTTATGGCTACACATGATGTGCATTTAGTAAATGAGATGCCTAAACGGACATTAACATTTAATAACGGAACTATTTATAGTGATGTTACTGAGGGAGGGTATTTCGTTGATGAGAGTCTTTAG
- a CDS encoding NADH-dependent flavin oxidoreductase, with product MNAKYQKLFEPITLPNGETIKNRVVIAPMTTESANPDGTVSDAELSYYAARANGVGMFITACIAVSPNGITFPGQFVGFDERQLPRLRLLAETIKRGGGKAILQMQHGGRQCPPDLIDGDVVSSGTVGNPRNVDAAGNMVVPRELSDAEIRAIIKDFGRVTSMAIDAGFDGVEIHGANTYLIQQFFSPLTNTRSDLWGGSIDKRMTFPLQIVNEVQAVIRQAKRRDFIVGYRFSPEEFETPGIRFDETLQLVDRLAGYNLDYLHVSMAQVDFHPRMEATSQAAMVTQLHDIIDGRVPLVAVGSIFTPEQAMHALTLGADFAALGRVAVIDPDWIAKVDAGREDEIVQTFDAEGADATAVPELMRDWILAKPGWFPGTE from the coding sequence ATGAACGCGAAATATCAAAAATTATTTGAACCAATCACTTTACCTAATGGTGAGACGATTAAAAATCGGGTGGTCATCGCACCGATGACCACCGAATCGGCAAATCCCGATGGCACAGTGTCTGATGCTGAGCTGAGTTATTATGCAGCTAGAGCAAATGGTGTGGGCATGTTTATTACAGCGTGTATTGCCGTTTCACCTAACGGAATTACTTTTCCAGGCCAATTTGTTGGCTTCGATGAGCGGCAGTTGCCACGATTACGGTTGTTGGCAGAAACGATTAAGCGCGGTGGCGGTAAAGCGATTTTGCAGATGCAACATGGCGGGCGGCAGTGTCCGCCGGATTTAATTGATGGTGATGTAGTTTCAAGCGGGACGGTAGGTAATCCGCGCAATGTTGATGCAGCCGGAAATATGGTGGTGCCAAGGGAATTAAGCGATGCCGAAATTCGTGCTATTATCAAAGATTTTGGCCGGGTGACTAGCATGGCGATTGATGCTGGATTTGATGGCGTTGAGATTCATGGTGCTAATACATATTTGATTCAGCAGTTTTTCTCGCCGCTGACAAATACTCGTTCGGATTTATGGGGTGGCAGTATTGATAAACGCATGACATTTCCATTGCAGATTGTTAATGAGGTTCAGGCAGTTATTCGGCAAGCGAAACGACGTGATTTTATTGTTGGTTATCGTTTTTCACCGGAAGAATTTGAAACGCCGGGCATTCGTTTTGATGAGACTTTGCAATTAGTTGACCGGTTAGCAGGATATAATTTGGATTACTTGCATGTGTCGATGGCACAGGTGGATTTCCATCCGCGAATGGAAGCAACAAGCCAAGCGGCGATGGTGACACAGTTGCATGATATTATTGATGGGCGTGTACCTTTGGTTGCTGTTGGTTCTATTTTTACTCCTGAACAGGCAATGCATGCTTTAACACTTGGTGCTGATTTTGCCGCACTTGGCCGGGTGGCTGTTATTGATCCGGATTGGATTGCTAAGGTTGATGCTGGCCGGGAGGATGAGATTGTGCAAACATTCGATGCTGAAGGTGCTGATGCAACGGCGGTTCCGGAGTTGATGCGAGACTGGATTCTGGCCAAGCCGGGGTGGTTTCCTGGTACTGAATAG
- the trpS gene encoding tryptophan--tRNA ligase produces MTTKKRVVSGIKPTGEMTLGNYIGAISNFVKMQDEFEMFVFVADLHALTTPQDPVRLRRLVREIVMVYLACGLDPAKTKLFLQSEIAEHSMLSWVLQCHTNMGELERMTQFKDKSAEQKAKSGAIGSGLFCYPVLMAADILLYNPDVVPVGEDQKQHVEITRDIAGRFNHQHGETFVIPEDYTPEVGARIMSLQDPTKKMSKSDENAKGYILLLDEPATIIKKIKSAVTDSEGIVAYDPVNKAGISNLLTIYSVLKNQSIDASVAEFADSNYGTFKQTVGECIVEALTPIQEKFRYYQENPELVDAILDEGAAAVQPIATKNMKKVYKKVGLNRK; encoded by the coding sequence ATGACAACGAAAAAAAGAGTCGTATCCGGAATTAAACCTACCGGAGAAATGACGCTAGGAAATTATATTGGTGCCATCAGCAACTTTGTAAAGATGCAAGATGAATTTGAAATGTTTGTTTTCGTCGCTGATTTACATGCTTTAACTACGCCGCAGGATCCGGTGCGATTACGCCGGCTGGTCCGCGAAATCGTTATGGTTTATCTCGCTTGCGGTTTAGACCCGGCAAAAACAAAATTATTTTTACAATCTGAGATTGCTGAGCACAGTATGTTATCTTGGGTTTTGCAGTGCCATACTAATATGGGTGAACTTGAACGCATGACCCAATTTAAAGACAAGTCCGCTGAACAAAAAGCAAAATCAGGAGCGATTGGCAGCGGCTTGTTCTGCTATCCAGTCTTGATGGCAGCAGACATCTTATTATATAATCCAGATGTTGTTCCGGTTGGTGAAGACCAAAAACAACATGTTGAAATAACCCGGGATATTGCCGGCCGTTTCAATCATCAACACGGAGAAACTTTTGTTATTCCTGAAGACTATACCCCTGAAGTCGGGGCACGAATTATGTCACTGCAAGATCCGACTAAAAAGATGAGCAAGTCTGATGAAAATGCCAAAGGATACATTCTATTATTAGATGAACCAGCAACTATTATTAAAAAAATTAAAAGTGCGGTCACTGATTCCGAAGGTATCGTTGCTTATGACCCGGTCAATAAAGCCGGTATCAGTAACCTATTAACAATCTACAGTGTTTTGAAAAACCAAAGCATTGATGCCAGTGTTGCTGAATTTGCTGATAGCAATTATGGAACGTTCAAACAGACTGTTGGTGAGTGCATCGTTGAAGCATTAACGCCAATTCAAGAAAAATTCCGCTACTATCAAGAAAACCCCGAACTTGTTGATGCCATTCTTGATGAAGGTGCGGCAGCGGTTCAACCAATCGCAACTAAGAATATGAAAAAAGTTTATAAAAAAGTTGGTTTAAATCGTAAGTAA
- a CDS encoding DUF5946 family protein, translated as MALKVDYAGFGVDICLVCGLVVAEGEEGCRHLYEQMLASDFLAGDNEKYKAVMSAAYKLMHPDYYCVNDADFATLLLPLALSESHNLSNETLAKVELFVANLKDMPKFKAPIFRGYNPLRELEAETDQQEFIDTILDWGEEVYDTYVEAHDTVSQLLKEML; from the coding sequence ATGGCGTTGAAAGTTGATTATGCCGGGTTTGGTGTTGATATTTGTCTTGTCTGTGGCTTAGTTGTTGCCGAGGGCGAGGAAGGCTGCCGTCATTTGTATGAGCAAATGCTAGCGTCGGATTTTCTGGCTGGTGACAATGAGAAGTACAAAGCGGTCATGAGTGCAGCTTACAAATTGATGCATCCGGACTATTATTGTGTGAATGATGCAGATTTTGCGACATTATTGTTGCCGCTGGCGTTAAGTGAAAGTCACAACCTTAGCAATGAGACATTGGCTAAGGTTGAACTGTTTGTTGCAAATCTCAAAGATATGCCAAAATTCAAGGCGCCAATTTTCCGTGGTTATAATCCGTTGCGGGAGTTGGAAGCTGAGACCGACCAGCAAGAGTTTATTGATACGATTTTGGATTGGGGCGAGGAAGTGTACGATACTTATGTTGAGGCCCATGATACAGTTAGTCAGTTATTGAAAGAAATGTTATAA
- a CDS encoding winged helix-turn-helix transcriptional regulator, with product MQTEICPVQTTVQLISGKWKPVIIYHLLYGKLRFGELQKKISGITQRSLTLQLRELEDDGMISRTIYPEIPPKVEYELTETGMSMKDIIHAMCDWGQTYQQTHK from the coding sequence ATGCAAACAGAAATATGTCCGGTGCAAACAACGGTACAGTTAATCAGCGGTAAGTGGAAGCCGGTAATTATTTACCACCTCTTATATGGAAAGTTGCGTTTTGGTGAGTTGCAAAAGAAAATATCCGGCATTACCCAGCGCTCATTAACTTTGCAATTACGTGAACTTGAAGATGACGGTATGATATCGCGAACCATCTATCCGGAGATTCCCCCGAAGGTTGAGTATGAGCTTACTGAGACTGGTATGTCGATGAAAGATATTATTCATGCAATGTGCGATTGGGGACAAACTTATCAGCAAACTCATAAATAA
- a CDS encoding NAD(P)H-dependent oxidoreductase: MSTTIETIMQAHNYRYACKQFDPNKKISPEDFQYIIETARLSPSSFGLEPWKFLLINDETIKNDLRPFSWGALRSLDGASHFLIVLARKDVKAFSPYVKHIMKDIKGYDIDGEAFNQQQTFFQNFQQNDFELLENKRTLFDWTSKQAYIPLANMMTTAAALGIDSCPIEGFNREAAESYLAEKNILDRETYGIAYMVSFGYRAEEQPIKVRQPLTDIFEEI; encoded by the coding sequence ATGTCAACAACCATTGAAACTATTATGCAAGCTCACAACTATCGTTACGCTTGCAAACAATTTGATCCAAATAAAAAAATTAGCCCTGAAGATTTTCAATATATTATTGAAACAGCAAGACTTTCACCAAGCTCATTCGGGCTTGAGCCTTGGAAGTTTTTACTAATAAATGATGAAACTATAAAAAATGATTTGCGTCCATTTTCATGGGGAGCACTTCGCAGTCTTGATGGTGCCAGCCACTTTTTAATTGTATTAGCAAGAAAAGATGTCAAAGCATTCTCACCCTATGTGAAACACATTATGAAAGATATTAAAGGATATGACATTGATGGTGAAGCATTCAATCAACAACAAACATTTTTCCAAAACTTCCAGCAAAATGATTTCGAGTTATTGGAAAATAAACGGACATTATTTGATTGGACCAGCAAACAAGCATACATCCCTTTAGCGAATATGATGACAACTGCTGCTGCGCTTGGTATTGATAGCTGCCCTATTGAAGGCTTTAATCGCGAAGCGGCCGAAAGCTATCTCGCTGAGAAAAACATTCTCGATCGTGAAACATATGGAATTGCCTACATGGTAAGCTTTGGATATCGCGCTGAAGAGCAACCAATTAAAGTTCGTCAGCCGCTTACTGATATTTTCGAGGAAATTTAA
- the rpsR gene encoding 30S ribosomal protein S18: MRPRRQRRRKVCYFTSNKIEKIDFKDAELLKRFVSERGKILPRRVTGTCAKYQRELTIAIKRARQMALLPYVTD, encoded by the coding sequence ATGCGTCCAAGAAGACAAAGACGTCGTAAGGTATGTTACTTTACTTCAAATAAAATTGAAAAAATCGATTTTAAAGATGCGGAATTATTGAAACGTTTTGTTTCAGAACGTGGAAAAATTTTACCTCGTCGTGTTACCGGAACATGTGCTAAATATCAACGTGAATTAACGATTGCTATTAAACGCGCACGCCAAATGGCATTACTTCCTTATGTAACTGACTAA